One window from the genome of Haloprofundus halobius encodes:
- the kdgK1 gene encoding bifunctional 2-dehydro-3-deoxygluconokinase/2-dehydro-3-deoxygalactonokinase, whose translation MTDLVTFGETMLRLSPSQGERLETTDELDLRIGGAESNVAAAVSRLGFDSVWLSKLPDSPLGRRVTVELQSHGVETPVAWSDADATRMGTYYIEHGGAPRGTNVIYDRADAAVTTVSADELPTERIRESEAFYTSGITPALSDAAAEATATLLATANDAGTTTVFDLNYRSKLWNHEEAAEGYRALFDAVDVLVAAERDTREVLGRDGSPEDLVFGLVDDYDFETVILTRGEEGALALHDGETYEQPVFEAETVDAVGTGDAFVGGFLAARLDGENVATGLEYAAATAALKRTIDGDIAVVTRAEVDAVVGEDDASISR comes from the coding sequence ATGACCGACCTCGTGACGTTCGGCGAGACGATGCTTCGCCTCTCGCCGTCGCAGGGAGAGCGACTGGAGACGACCGACGAACTGGACCTTCGCATCGGCGGCGCGGAGAGCAACGTCGCCGCCGCGGTCTCCCGTCTCGGATTCGACTCCGTGTGGCTCTCGAAACTGCCGGACTCGCCGCTGGGTCGGCGCGTCACCGTCGAACTGCAGAGCCACGGCGTCGAGACGCCCGTCGCGTGGAGCGACGCCGACGCGACGCGGATGGGCACCTACTACATCGAACACGGCGGCGCGCCGCGCGGAACGAACGTCATCTACGACCGCGCCGACGCCGCCGTCACCACCGTCTCGGCCGACGAACTCCCGACCGAGCGCATCCGCGAGAGCGAAGCGTTCTACACCAGCGGCATCACCCCGGCGCTGTCGGACGCCGCGGCGGAGGCGACGGCGACGCTTCTGGCGACGGCGAACGACGCCGGAACGACGACGGTGTTCGACCTGAACTACCGCTCGAAGCTCTGGAACCACGAGGAGGCGGCCGAGGGGTACCGCGCGCTGTTCGACGCCGTGGACGTACTCGTCGCCGCCGAACGCGACACCCGCGAGGTGCTCGGCCGAGACGGCAGCCCCGAGGATCTCGTCTTCGGACTCGTCGACGACTACGACTTCGAGACGGTCATCCTCACCCGCGGCGAGGAGGGCGCGCTCGCGCTCCACGACGGCGAGACGTACGAGCAACCGGTGTTCGAGGCGGAGACCGTCGACGCCGTCGGTACGGGCGACGCCTTCGTCGGCGGCTTCCTCGCGGCGCGACTCGACGGCGAGAACGTGGCGACCGGACTGGAGTACGCGGCGGCGACGGCGGCGCTGAAGCGGACCATCGACGGCGACATCGCCGTCGTTACGCGCGCGGAAGTCGACGCCGTCGTCGGCGAAGACGATGCGAGTATCTCGCGGTAG